The Actinomycetota bacterium DNA segment GTGGAAGCGGCCCCCAAGCAGGACGGCCGGAACATGACGATGGTCCTGGCGCCGGTGAAGCGCCCGAAGGTGGGCAAGGACGGCAAGGCCCACCCGCATGAGGCGGCGGACGGCCACCAGCTGGCGGCCCCGCCGGCCCCCTTGGGCCACGAACCCGGGGCCGGGGCGACGGACGGCGCCACCGACGAAGCGAGCGAAGGTGCCGGACAGGCAGTGGGCGAGGAAGAGACGGGATAGCGATGCCAAAGATGAAGACCCACCGGGGAGCGGCCAAGCGCCTCCGGCGCACGGGCACCGGCAAGCTCGTCCGGGCGCAGTCCGGCGTGCGGCACCTCTTGGAGCACAAGCCGGGCCACCTGAAGCGGCGCCTGCAGCGCAATGCCGAGGTGGCCAAGGCCGACCGGGGCCGGGCGCGTAAGCTTCTCGGCGACTAGAGAGACAGCGGCGCCGAAGGCAGAGCGCCTGAAGACAGCGGCGCCGAAGGCAGAGCGCCTGAAGACAGCGGCGCCGAAGGCAGAGCGCCTGAAGAGAAGGACGAGGAGCGAGTCGTCATGGCACGAGTCAAGCGTGGGGTCCACAAGCGCAAGCACCGGCGCAAGGTGCTGGAGGCTGCCTCCGGCTACCGCGGCGTGCGCAGCCGCCACTTCCGGGCGGCCAAGGAGCAGATGCTCCACTCGCTCACCTACGCATACCGGGACCGCAAGGACCGCAAGGGTCAGTTCCGCCGCCTCTGGATCGCCCGGATCAACGCCGGCGCCCGGGCGCACGGCATGTCCTACAGCCGCTTCATGGAGGGCCTGGGCCGGGCCGGCGTCGAGCTGGACCGCAAGGTGCTGGCCGACCTGGCGATGAACGAGCCCGAGGCCTTCGCCGACTTGGTGGAGGTCGCCCGGTCGCACGCCACCGGCGCCCCCGCTCCTGCTCCTGGCGAGCCCGCGGCCGCCGCGGTGCGCGCGGAGTAGGCGTTTCGCACCTCGCTGGCTGAGCGGCTGCTCCCCCTGCCCGGGGCCGTGATCTCCAGCGTCCACAATCCCCTCGTCCTGCGGGCGCGCAGGCTCCACAAGCGGTCGGGGCGCGCCCGGACGGCGGAGTTCCTCGTCGAGGGAGCCCACGGGATCGGGGAGGCGCTCGCCGCCGGGACCCCCCTCGCGGCGCTGTTCGTCCTGGCTGCTGGCGAGGGGGAGGGAGAGGGCGCGGAGGCGGGAGCGGGCCTCGGGGAAGCGGCTGCGGCCGCCGGGGTGCCCGTCCACAAGGTGTCCGCCGCCGTGATGGCGGCGCTCTCCGCCACCGAGCAGCCGCCCGGTGCAGTGGCGATCGCCCCATTCGTCGACGTTCCCGCCCCCACACTGCTGGAGGATGGCGGGGACCTGTTCGTGGTGCTCGACCAGGTCCGCGACCCGGGCAACCTCGGCACGGTGCTGCGGGCGGCGTGGGCGGCCGGCGCCGCCGGTGTGTTCCTGTCCGGCGCGACCGTCGATCTCTACAACGCCAAGGTGGTGCGGGCCTCGGCCGGAGCCCTGTTCCGGGTACCCGTCGCCCGGGAGGTTGCGATACCCTGGATTTTGGCCGAGTTGGGTGCCCGGAAAATCCGGCGGATCGCTGCCGATCCGGCGGGGCAGGTCCCCTACGAGGCCGTGCCGATGGTCGGCCCCTGTGCTCTGGTGTTCGGCAACGAGGCATGGGGCCTTCCGCCGGAGGTGCTGGCGGCGGTGGATGATCGGGCGTCGATCCCGATGCGGGCGGCGGCGGAGTCCCTGAATGTCGGCGTCTCGGCGGCAGTGTTCCTGTTCGAGGCCGGGCGGCAGAGGAGAGAGCAGTGAGCTCGCTGGAGGACGTCGTCGCCGGTCTGCGCGACGCGATCATCGTGCTGGACGCCCAGCGCCGGGTTGTGTCCTGGCTGGGCTCTGCCGAACGCCTGCTGGGATGGAGTGCGGCCGAGGCGGAGGGCCAGCTCATCGACGAGCTCCTCCTGCCCAAGGACGCCAACGGCAACCCGGCCTGCTTCGGCCCGTGCGAGCCCCGCTGCGTCCTGCCGATCTCCCGGGGGACCCCGGAGCAGGAGCTCCTGGTCGAGACCCGCTCCCACCGGGAGCTGTGGCTCGGCGTGTGCTGCAGCTTCGAGCGCGGCCCGGACAACCACGTCACCCAGATCGTGGCGAGCGCCCGGGATGTCACCCGCCGCAAGCGCATCGAC contains these protein-coding regions:
- a CDS encoding RNA methyltransferase, translated to MISSVHNPLVLRARRLHKRSGRARTAEFLVEGAHGIGEALAAGTPLAALFVLAAGEGEGEGAEAGAGLGEAAAAAGVPVHKVSAAVMAALSATEQPPGAVAIAPFVDVPAPTLLEDGGDLFVVLDQVRDPGNLGTVLRAAWAAGAAGVFLSGATVDLYNAKVVRASAGALFRVPVAREVAIPWILAELGARKIRRIAADPAGQVPYEAVPMVGPCALVFGNEAWGLPPEVLAAVDDRASIPMRAAAESLNVGVSAAVFLFEAGRQRREQ
- the rplT gene encoding 50S ribosomal protein L20; the encoded protein is MARVKRGVHKRKHRRKVLEAASGYRGVRSRHFRAAKEQMLHSLTYAYRDRKDRKGQFRRLWIARINAGARAHGMSYSRFMEGLGRAGVELDRKVLADLAMNEPEAFADLVEVARSHATGAPAPAPGEPAAAAVRAE
- the rpmI gene encoding 50S ribosomal protein L35, producing the protein MPKMKTHRGAAKRLRRTGTGKLVRAQSGVRHLLEHKPGHLKRRLQRNAEVAKADRGRARKLLGD